The following proteins are co-located in the Streptococcus downei MFe28 genome:
- a CDS encoding alpha/beta hydrolase, producing the protein MAFFQIEYHSKVLGFERQANVIYPDSFELTQPEADSQDIPVLYLLHGMGGNQNSWQKRTSIERLLRHTNLIVVMPSSDLAWYTNTNYGLRYFDAIAKELPQVMRRFFPNMTTKREKTYIAGLSMGGYGAYKIALLTNQYGYAGSFSGALKLDVANLKDNVDANLEYWQGVFGDLEAEDIDKYQLSSMVVEHDRQTKFFAWCGQEDSLFPLNEEAIADFKKQGLDVTYSSSPGRHEWYYWEKQLEAFLRWLPLDYHEEERLS; encoded by the coding sequence ATGGCTTTTTTTCAAATTGAGTATCATTCAAAGGTTCTTGGTTTCGAGCGGCAGGCCAATGTTATCTACCCTGATAGTTTTGAGTTGACTCAGCCAGAAGCAGATAGTCAGGATATTCCTGTTCTCTACCTCCTGCATGGCATGGGAGGCAATCAAAATTCTTGGCAGAAGCGAACCAGTATTGAGCGCCTACTGCGCCACACTAATCTGATTGTGGTCATGCCTTCCAGCGACCTGGCTTGGTACACCAATACGAATTATGGCCTGAGGTACTTTGACGCCATTGCCAAAGAATTACCCCAAGTTATGCGACGCTTTTTTCCCAATATGACGACCAAACGGGAAAAAACCTACATTGCTGGACTTTCCATGGGAGGCTACGGCGCCTATAAAATTGCTCTCTTGACCAATCAATATGGCTATGCGGGCTCTTTCTCGGGGGCCCTCAAGCTGGATGTGGCTAATCTCAAGGACAATGTGGATGCCAATCTTGAGTATTGGCAGGGGGTCTTTGGAGATTTAGAGGCTGAGGATATTGATAAATATCAGCTGAGCTCTATGGTGGTCGAGCATGACAGGCAAACTAAATTCTTTGCCTGGTGTGGTCAGGAAGATTCTCTCTTTCCCCTCAATGAGGAGGCTATCGCCGACTTTAAAAAACAAGGTCTGGATGTGACCTACTCCAGTTCACCAGGTCGGCACGAGTGGTACTATTGGGAAAAACAATTAGAAGCCTTCTTGCGCTGGTTGCCCTTAGATTACCATGAAGAAGAACGCTTATCATAA
- a CDS encoding ABC-F family ATP-binding cassette domain-containing protein, with translation MIILQGNKIERSFSGDVLFDNINIQVDERDRIALVGRNGAGKSTLLKILVGEEAPTSGQVNSKKDLSLSYLAQDSRFESDDTIYDGMLRVFEDLRQQEGALRAMEMKMADLSGADLDKLMQDYDRLSEEFRAQGGFTYEADIKAILNGFQFDESTWQMPISDLSGGQNTRLALAKMLLEKPQLLVLDEPTNHLDIETIAWLENYLANYQGALIIVSHDRYFLDKVATVTYDLTPHSLDRYVGNYSNFMDAKVQKLASQEKAYEKQAKEIAKLEDFVQRNIVRASTTKRAQARRKQLEKIERLDKPQAQAKSAHMTFHADKPSGNVVLTVSQAAIGYDGQVLSQPIDLDVRKFDAIAIVGPNGIGKSTLVKSIVGQIPFVEGQSHYGANVQVGYYDQTQSNLTRTNTVLDELWNDFSTTPEVEIRNRLGAFLFSGDDVKKSVSMLSGGERARLLLAKLSMENNNFLILDEPTNHLDIDSKEVLEDALIDFDGSLLFVSHDRYFINRVATKVLEISPNGSKLYLGDYDYYLEKKAEEEALSQLKQSEICQTSQEEKNSHPASQDYQTQKANQKEARKLTRRIEQIEQDLDQLEQKEAEVSQAMTQTNATEELIKLQAELDQLTHKQDQLMEEWEEVSQALENLQLDQV, from the coding sequence ATGATTATTTTACAGGGAAATAAAATTGAGCGCTCTTTTTCAGGAGATGTCCTCTTTGATAATATCAATATTCAGGTTGATGAGCGCGATCGGATTGCTCTCGTCGGTCGCAATGGAGCCGGCAAGTCAACCCTGCTGAAGATTCTAGTAGGAGAAGAAGCTCCAACATCCGGGCAAGTTAATAGCAAGAAAGATTTGAGCCTGTCCTATCTGGCTCAAGATAGCCGTTTTGAATCGGATGATACGATTTATGATGGCATGTTGCGAGTCTTTGAGGATTTGCGTCAGCAAGAAGGGGCCCTTAGGGCCATGGAGATGAAGATGGCTGACCTTTCTGGAGCTGACTTAGACAAGTTGATGCAGGATTATGACCGTCTTTCAGAGGAATTTCGAGCCCAAGGTGGCTTTACCTACGAAGCTGATATTAAGGCTATTCTCAACGGTTTTCAATTTGATGAAAGCACTTGGCAAATGCCCATTTCTGACCTGTCTGGGGGGCAGAATACTCGCCTAGCTCTGGCGAAAATGCTTCTGGAGAAACCTCAGCTGCTGGTTCTGGATGAGCCGACCAACCACTTGGATATTGAGACCATCGCTTGGTTGGAGAATTACCTGGCCAACTATCAGGGAGCCTTGATTATTGTCAGCCACGACCGCTATTTCTTGGACAAGGTGGCCACTGTTACCTATGACTTAACGCCTCATTCGCTGGATCGCTATGTGGGTAATTATTCTAACTTTATGGATGCCAAGGTCCAGAAGTTAGCTAGCCAGGAAAAGGCCTATGAAAAACAAGCCAAGGAAATCGCCAAGCTAGAAGATTTTGTCCAGAGAAATATCGTCCGCGCCTCCACAACCAAGCGGGCCCAGGCCCGTCGTAAGCAGTTGGAAAAAATTGAGCGACTAGATAAGCCTCAAGCTCAGGCTAAATCAGCTCATATGACCTTTCATGCCGACAAGCCTTCTGGCAATGTTGTCCTGACGGTTTCCCAGGCCGCTATCGGCTATGATGGGCAGGTGCTTTCCCAGCCTATTGATTTAGATGTCCGCAAATTTGATGCCATTGCCATTGTCGGTCCCAATGGTATTGGCAAGTCAACCTTGGTCAAATCCATCGTTGGCCAGATTCCTTTTGTTGAGGGTCAAAGCCATTATGGCGCTAATGTTCAGGTCGGCTATTATGACCAGACCCAGTCCAATCTGACAAGGACCAATACGGTTCTGGACGAGCTCTGGAATGATTTTTCGACCACACCAGAGGTGGAAATTCGCAACCGATTGGGGGCCTTTCTCTTCTCAGGTGATGATGTCAAAAAGTCTGTTTCCATGCTTTCTGGAGGGGAAAGGGCTCGACTGCTTTTGGCCAAGCTCTCCATGGAGAATAACAACTTCCTCATTCTGGACGAACCGACCAACCACCTAGATATTGATAGCAAGGAAGTGTTGGAAGATGCCTTGATTGATTTCGATGGGAGTCTGCTCTTTGTCAGCCACGACCGCTATTTTATCAATCGGGTCGCGACTAAGGTCTTGGAAATTTCGCCAAATGGTTCCAAGCTCTATCTGGGTGACTATGATTATTATCTGGAGAAAAAAGCTGAGGAAGAGGCTCTAAGTCAATTGAAGCAGTCAGAGATTTGTCAGACCAGTCAGGAAGAAAAAAACTCCCATCCTGCAAGTCAAGATTACCAGACACAAAAGGCCAATCAAAAGGAAGCCCGTAAGTTGACCCGTCGTATCGAGCAAATTGAGCAGGATCTTGACCAGCTGGAGCAAAAAGAGGCAGAGGTCTCGCAAGCCATGACTCAGACCAATGCTACCGAGGAGTTGATAAAGCTTCAGGCTGAGCTAGATCAACTGACCCACAAACAAGACCAGCTGATGGAGGAGTGGGAAGAAGTCAGCCAGGCCTTGGAAAATCTGCAGTTAGACCAAGTCTAA
- a CDS encoding matrixin family metalloprotease has protein sequence MRSFFKLLWAIPKAILSFAWHFFWGFIRTLAVFALIIFALAWYANHSQSPLAQTVRTGLANVTSQFSPKENLRQNLKKLVTDAASDHQGQGARWQTNSATVYIASTDSTFVSAYQEAITAWNNTGAFTLNLVSDKESANIILTNQSDNSSQAAGETKTTTDALTNRITHADVYLNSYYLLNDAYGYSQERIVNTAEHELGHAMGLDHNDSQASVMQSAGSYYSIQATDIAALQKLYAN, from the coding sequence ATGAGGTCTTTCTTTAAATTATTGTGGGCCATTCCTAAGGCTATCCTCAGCTTTGCCTGGCACTTTTTCTGGGGCTTTATCAGAACTCTGGCGGTTTTTGCCCTGATTATTTTTGCCCTAGCCTGGTATGCCAACCATAGTCAGTCCCCCCTTGCGCAAACGGTTCGGACGGGTCTGGCCAATGTGACCAGCCAATTTTCCCCTAAGGAAAATCTGCGACAAAATCTCAAAAAGTTGGTGACCGATGCCGCTTCTGACCACCAAGGACAAGGAGCGCGTTGGCAGACCAATTCGGCTACGGTTTATATCGCATCAACCGATTCGACCTTTGTTTCAGCTTATCAGGAGGCTATTACTGCTTGGAATAATACGGGTGCCTTTACCCTTAATCTAGTGTCAGATAAGGAGTCTGCCAATATTATATTGACCAATCAGTCCGACAATTCCAGTCAGGCAGCAGGTGAAACCAAGACAACGACCGATGCACTAACCAACCGTATCACCCATGCCGATGTCTACCTCAATTCCTACTACCTGCTCAACGATGCTTACGGCTACAGCCAGGAGCGGATTGTCAATACAGCTGAGCATGAGCTGGGTCATGCCATGGGACTAGATCACAATGATAGTCAGGCCTCGGTTATGCAGTCAGCTGGTTCTTATTACAGTATTCAAGCGACTGATATTGCCGCCCTGCAAAAACTTTATGCCAATTAG
- a CDS encoding alpha-ketoacid dehydrogenase subunit beta, with translation MTETKKMALREAVNLAMTEEMRKDDAIFLMGEDVGIYGGDFGTSVGMFEEFGPERIKDTPISEAAIAGSAIGAAMTGLRPIVDVTFMDFLTIAMDAIVNQGAKNNYMLGGGVKTPVTFRVASGSGIGSAAQHSQTLEAWLTHIPGIKVVAPGDVNEAKGLLKSAIQDNNIVVFMEPKALYGKKAEVSLDPDFYIPLGKGDIKREGTDLTILSYGRMLERVLQAADEVAAQGISVEVVDPRTLMPLDKELIINSVKKTGKLMLVNDAYKTGGFIGEIAAMVTESEAFDYLDHPIVRLASEDVPVPYARVLEQAILPDVEKIKASIIKMVNKGN, from the coding sequence ATGACAGAAACAAAGAAAATGGCCTTGCGGGAAGCCGTCAACCTGGCCATGACAGAAGAGATGCGAAAGGATGATGCCATCTTCCTAATGGGAGAAGATGTCGGAATCTATGGCGGTGATTTTGGGACCTCTGTTGGTATGTTTGAAGAGTTCGGACCTGAGCGCATCAAGGATACACCAATTTCTGAAGCAGCCATCGCTGGTTCGGCAATCGGAGCAGCCATGACAGGTCTGCGCCCTATTGTTGATGTCACCTTTATGGATTTCTTGACCATTGCCATGGATGCCATTGTCAACCAAGGGGCTAAGAATAATTATATGCTTGGTGGTGGGGTTAAGACTCCTGTGACCTTCCGAGTGGCCAGTGGTTCTGGTATTGGATCGGCAGCCCAGCACTCCCAAACCTTGGAAGCCTGGTTGACCCATATTCCAGGAATAAAGGTCGTCGCTCCTGGTGATGTTAATGAAGCCAAGGGGCTTTTGAAATCGGCCATTCAAGATAATAATATCGTTGTCTTTATGGAGCCCAAGGCTCTTTATGGCAAGAAGGCTGAAGTTAGCCTAGATCCTGACTTTTATATTCCCCTGGGTAAGGGAGATATTAAGCGTGAGGGAACTGATCTGACTATTCTTTCTTATGGTCGCATGTTGGAGCGTGTCCTCCAGGCTGCTGATGAGGTCGCTGCTCAGGGCATTTCTGTTGAGGTAGTTGATCCTCGCACTCTTATGCCTCTGGATAAGGAGTTGATTATCAATTCGGTCAAGAAGACTGGTAAGTTGATGCTGGTCAATGACGCCTATAAGACAGGTGGTTTCATTGGGGAAATTGCAGCCATGGTCACGGAAAGCGAAGCCTTTGATTATCTTGATCACCCCATTGTTCGCTTAGCCAGTGAAGACGTACCTGTTCCTTATGCTAGAGTTTTGGAACAAGCTATTTTACCAGATGTCGAAAAAATCAAGGCTAGCATTATTAAAATGGTCAACAAAGGCAATTGA
- a CDS encoding thiamine pyrophosphate-dependent dehydrogenase E1 component subunit alpha, which translates to MANLSKDQYIDLYRKMERIREFDMRINKLVRRGFVQGMTHFSVGEEAASVGAMAPLTYDDIIFSNHRGHGQSIAKDMDLKGMMAELAGKATGVSKGRGGSMHLADFEKGNYGTNGIVGGGYALAVGAALTQQYKKTNNIVVAFSGDGATNEGSFHESVNLASAWQLPVIFFIINNRYGISMDITKATHTPHLYTRADAYGIPGYYVQDGNDVMAVYDQMKKVVADVRAGKGPALIEVESYRWFGHSTADAGKYRSKEEVDTWKKKDPLLKFRDFALKETDLTEADLDEVHEQVVAEIDQAYDFAKNSPDPDLSVAFEDIWVD; encoded by the coding sequence ATGGCAAACTTATCTAAAGACCAATATATAGATTTATACCGGAAGATGGAGCGAATCCGCGAATTTGATATGCGGATTAACAAGCTGGTTCGCCGGGGCTTCGTTCAAGGGATGACCCATTTTTCCGTTGGTGAAGAGGCCGCTAGTGTTGGAGCTATGGCTCCCCTGACCTACGATGATATTATTTTTTCTAATCACAGAGGGCACGGTCAATCCATTGCCAAGGATATGGATTTGAAAGGGATGATGGCTGAGCTGGCTGGTAAGGCGACTGGAGTTTCCAAGGGGCGTGGAGGTTCCATGCACCTAGCTGACTTTGAGAAGGGTAATTATGGGACTAACGGTATCGTTGGTGGTGGCTATGCCTTGGCTGTCGGAGCCGCTCTGACCCAACAGTATAAGAAGACCAACAACATTGTCGTGGCCTTCTCAGGAGATGGGGCGACCAATGAAGGTTCTTTCCACGAGTCTGTCAATCTGGCTTCGGCCTGGCAATTACCTGTGATTTTCTTCATCATCAATAATCGCTATGGTATCTCCATGGACATTACCAAGGCGACCCATACCCCCCATCTTTACACTCGGGCTGATGCTTACGGCATTCCAGGCTACTATGTTCAAGATGGCAATGATGTGATGGCAGTTTACGACCAGATGAAAAAAGTGGTTGCTGATGTCCGAGCTGGTAAAGGTCCTGCCCTGATTGAGGTAGAGTCTTACCGCTGGTTTGGTCATTCAACGGCTGATGCAGGTAAGTATCGTAGCAAGGAAGAAGTGGATACTTGGAAGAAGAAGGATCCCCTGCTTAAGTTTCGTGATTTTGCCCTAAAGGAAACCGACTTGACCGAGGCCGATTTGGACGAAGTTCATGAGCAGGTAGTGGCAGAAATTGATCAGGCCTATGACTTTGCCAAAAACAGTCCAGATCCAGACCTATCCGTCGCTTTTGAAGACATCTGGGTAGATTAG
- a CDS encoding ribonuclease J: MSDIKIIALGGVRENGKNLYLAEINESIFVLDAGLKYPENEQLGVDVVIPNMDYLIENRDRVQGVFLTHGHADAIGALPYLLQDVRVPVFGSELTIELAKLVVKNNSQVKKFNNFHVVDAQTEIEFKDAVVSFFSTTHSIPESLGIVLGTDQGNIVYTGDFKFDQAASLGYQTDYGRLAEIGRDGVLALLADSANADSKVQVASEAEVGEEMDDVISDAQGRIIVAAVASNLSRIQQVFDAAAKYGRRVVLTGFDVENIVRTAIRLKKLSIADEKLIVKPKDMNRFEDHELIILEAGRMGEPIEGLRKMAIGRHRYVEIKDGDLVYIVTTPSVAKEAVVARVENMIYKASGSVKLITQNLRVSGHANGRDLQLLMNILSPKYLFPIQGEYRELQAHADLAEEIGMLPENIYIMKRGDIMVLSDQGFLHEGGVPASDVMIDGNAIGDVGNIVLRDRKILSEDGIFIVVITVNKKKRTIVSKAKVHTRGFVYVRKSRDILRESADLVNKTVADYLATEGFDWGELKGSVRDELGKFLFDQTKRRPAVLPVIMEVR; this comes from the coding sequence ATGAGTGATATTAAAATTATTGCCCTGGGTGGGGTACGTGAAAACGGGAAAAACCTCTACCTGGCGGAAATTAACGAGTCCATCTTTGTTTTGGATGCTGGGCTTAAGTACCCTGAAAATGAGCAGCTGGGGGTTGATGTGGTCATCCCTAATATGGACTATCTGATTGAAAATCGAGACCGCGTTCAAGGGGTCTTTTTGACTCACGGTCACGCTGATGCTATCGGAGCCCTGCCCTACCTCTTGCAGGATGTGCGGGTGCCTGTCTTTGGTTCTGAATTGACCATTGAATTGGCCAAGTTGGTGGTTAAGAACAATTCTCAGGTCAAGAAATTCAACAACTTCCATGTGGTTGATGCCCAAACAGAGATTGAGTTTAAGGATGCAGTCGTTTCCTTCTTTAGCACGACCCACTCCATTCCAGAAAGTCTGGGAATCGTCTTGGGAACTGACCAAGGAAATATTGTTTACACAGGGGACTTTAAGTTTGACCAGGCGGCTAGCTTAGGTTATCAGACGGATTATGGCCGTCTGGCAGAAATTGGTCGCGATGGTGTCTTGGCGCTCCTGGCAGACTCAGCCAATGCTGACAGCAAGGTTCAGGTAGCCAGCGAAGCAGAAGTCGGCGAAGAAATGGATGATGTCATTTCTGATGCCCAAGGTCGTATTATTGTTGCGGCCGTAGCCAGCAACCTCTCTCGGATTCAACAGGTCTTTGATGCAGCTGCTAAGTATGGTCGTCGGGTCGTTCTGACGGGGTTTGATGTGGAAAATATTGTCCGCACTGCCATTCGTCTGAAAAAACTCAGTATTGCTGATGAAAAACTAATCGTTAAACCTAAAGATATGAACCGCTTTGAAGACCATGAGCTGATTATCTTGGAAGCTGGTCGGATGGGGGAACCCATTGAAGGGCTTCGCAAGATGGCTATCGGTCGTCACCGCTATGTGGAAATTAAAGACGGTGATTTGGTCTATATCGTAACGACTCCAAGCGTTGCCAAGGAAGCGGTTGTCGCTCGTGTGGAAAACATGATTTACAAGGCTAGCGGCTCGGTCAAATTGATTACCCAGAATCTACGGGTATCAGGGCATGCTAATGGGCGTGACTTGCAGCTCTTGATGAATATTCTAAGTCCCAAATACCTTTTCCCAATTCAAGGGGAATATCGGGAATTGCAGGCCCATGCTGATTTGGCTGAAGAAATTGGCATGCTACCAGAAAACATCTACATCATGAAGCGTGGGGATATTATGGTTCTTAGTGACCAGGGCTTCCTGCATGAAGGTGGGGTCCCAGCTAGTGATGTCATGATTGATGGTAATGCCATCGGTGATGTTGGCAATATCGTCCTGCGCGATCGTAAGATTCTCTCTGAAGATGGTATCTTCATTGTGGTCATTACGGTCAACAAGAAGAAGCGGACCATTGTTTCCAAGGCTAAGGTTCACACCCGTGGCTTCGTCTATGTTCGCAAGAGTCGGGATATTCTGCGTGAAAGTGCTGACTTGGTTAATAAGACCGTAGCGGACTATCTGGCAACGGAAGGCTTTGACTGGGGTGAATTAAAGGGCTCTGTTCGTGACGAATTGGGCAAGTTCCTTTTCGACCAAACCAAACGTCGGCCGGCCGTTTTGCCCGTCATCATGGAAGTGCGCTAA